Proteins encoded within one genomic window of Choloepus didactylus isolate mChoDid1 chromosome Y unlocalized genomic scaffold, mChoDid1.pri SUPER_Y_unloc3, whole genome shotgun sequence:
- the LOC119525963 gene encoding ribose-phosphate pyrophosphokinase 1-like isoform X2, protein MELLIMINACKIASASRVTAVIPCFPYARQDKKDKSRAPISAKLVANMLSVAGADHIITMDLHASQIQGFFDIPVDNLYAEPAVLKWIRENISEWRNCTIVSPDAGGAKRVTSIADRLNVDFALIHKERKKANEVDRMLLVGDVKDRVAILVDDMADTCGTICHAADKLLSAGATRVYAVLTHGIFSGPAISRINNACFEAVVVTNTIPQEDKMKHCSKIQVIDISMILTEAIRRTHNGESVSYLFSHVPL, encoded by the exons ATGGAGCTTTTGATTATGATTAATGCCTGCAAGATTGCTTCAGCCAGCCGGGTTACTGCAGTCATCCCATGCTTCCCTTATGCCCGGCAGGATAAGAAGGATAAG AGCCGGGCCCCAATCTCAGCCAAGCTTGTTGCAAATATGCTCTCTGTAGCAGGAGCAGATCACATCATCACCATGGACCTTCATGCTTCTCAAATTCAG GGTTTTTTTGATATCCCAGTGGACAATTTGTATGCAGAGCCAGCTGTCCTGAAGTGGATAAGGGAGAATATCTCTGAGTGGAGGAACTGCACTATTGTCTCACCAGATGCTGGTGGAGCTAAGAG AGTGACCTCCATTGCAGATCGGTTGAATGTGGACTTTGCCTTGATTCACAAAGAACGGAAGAAGGCCAATGAAGTGGACCGCATGCTGCTGGTGGGAGATGTGAAGGATCGAGTGGCCATCCTTGTGGATGACATGGCTGACACTTGTGGCACAATCTGTCATGCAGCTGACAA ACTTCTGTCAGCTGGAGCCACTAGAGTTTACGCTGTCTTGACTCATGGAATCTTTTCTGGCCCAGCTATTTCTCGCATCAACAATGCGTGTTTTGAAGCAGTAGTAGTCACCAATACCATACCTCAGGAGGATAAGATGAAGCATTGCTCCAAAATACAG GTGATCGATATCTCCATGATCCTTACAGAAGCCATCAGGAGAACTCACAATGGGGAATCTGTGTCCTACCTGTTCAGCCACGTACCTTTGTAA
- the LOC119525963 gene encoding ribose-phosphate pyrophosphokinase 1-like isoform X1 gives MPNIKIFSGSSHQDLSQKIADRLGLELGKVVTKKFSNQETCVEIGESVRGEDVYIVQSGCGEINDNLMELLIMINACKIASASRVTAVIPCFPYARQDKKDKLASSEVGYFKHLEKSRDSKYRSRAPISAKLVANMLSVAGADHIITMDLHASQIQGFFDIPVDNLYAEPAVLKWIRENISEWRNCTIVSPDAGGAKRVTSIADRLNVDFALIHKERKKANEVDRMLLVGDVKDRVAILVDDMADTCGTICHAADKLLSAGATRVYAVLTHGIFSGPAISRINNACFEAVVVTNTIPQEDKMKHCSKIQVIDISMILTEAIRRTHNGESVSYLFSHVPL, from the exons ATGCCGAATATCAAAATCTTCAGCGGCAGCTCTCACCAGGACTTATCCCAGAAAATTGCCGACCGCCTGGGCCTGGAGCTAGGCAAGGTGGTGACTAAGAAATTCAGCAACCAGGAGACATG TGTGGAAATTGGAGAGAGTGTACGTGGAGAGGATGTCTACATTGTTCAGAGTGGTTGCGGTGAAATCAACGACAATCTCATGGAGCTTTTGATTATGATTAATGCCTGCAAGATTGCTTCAGCCAGCCGGGTTACTGCAGTCATCCCATGCTTCCCTTATGCCCGGCAGGATAAGAAGGATAAG TTGGCTTCTTCAGAGGTTGGTTATTTTAAACATCTGGAGAAAAGTAGAGATTCCAAATACAGA AGCCGGGCCCCAATCTCAGCCAAGCTTGTTGCAAATATGCTCTCTGTAGCAGGAGCAGATCACATCATCACCATGGACCTTCATGCTTCTCAAATTCAG GGTTTTTTTGATATCCCAGTGGACAATTTGTATGCAGAGCCAGCTGTCCTGAAGTGGATAAGGGAGAATATCTCTGAGTGGAGGAACTGCACTATTGTCTCACCAGATGCTGGTGGAGCTAAGAG AGTGACCTCCATTGCAGATCGGTTGAATGTGGACTTTGCCTTGATTCACAAAGAACGGAAGAAGGCCAATGAAGTGGACCGCATGCTGCTGGTGGGAGATGTGAAGGATCGAGTGGCCATCCTTGTGGATGACATGGCTGACACTTGTGGCACAATCTGTCATGCAGCTGACAA ACTTCTGTCAGCTGGAGCCACTAGAGTTTACGCTGTCTTGACTCATGGAATCTTTTCTGGCCCAGCTATTTCTCGCATCAACAATGCGTGTTTTGAAGCAGTAGTAGTCACCAATACCATACCTCAGGAGGATAAGATGAAGCATTGCTCCAAAATACAG GTGATCGATATCTCCATGATCCTTACAGAAGCCATCAGGAGAACTCACAATGGGGAATCTGTGTCCTACCTGTTCAGCCACGTACCTTTGTAA
- the LOC119525965 gene encoding transmembrane protein 213-like has translation MKPLASATRAALTLSLVFTAFHSACLADVDFCPQATWCCHTSMDEYGWIAAAVGWRLLFLTLILLCVDKLMKLTPDDSKDFQA, from the coding sequence ATGAAGCCTCTTGCCTCTGCGACTCGGGCTGCCCTGACCCTCAGCCTGGTCTTCACCGCTTTCCACTCGGCTTGCCTGGCAGATGTCGACTTCTGCCCACAAGCCACCTGGTGCTGCCACACTAGCATGGATGAGTACGGCTGGATCGCTGCTGCTGTTGGCTGGAGGCTCTTGTTTCTCACCCTCATCCTGCTTTGTGTGGACAAACTGATGAAGCTCACTCCAGATGACTCCAAGGACTTCCAAGCATGA